In Methanobacteriaceae archaeon, a single window of DNA contains:
- a CDS encoding FmdE family protein, whose product MNEQDYDEQLAKAAEFHGHVCGGIAIGTKLAMYGMELLGMELNKRNKNLIVFLEIDRCMSDAVQSVTGCSMGKRSLKQMYYGKFAATFYNQDTGEALRITDADANKKFKDEETKEEMIARFRRTPPEELFKVDKVRIELGPGDMPGKPYTTTFCSVCGEKVSDGRHVLRGGRPVCRSCAEESYYELIED is encoded by the coding sequence ATGAATGAACAAGATTATGATGAACAATTAGCAAAAGCAGCAGAATTCCACGGACACGTCTGTGGTGGAATAGCTATTGGAACTAAATTAGCAATGTATGGTATGGAATTACTCGGAATGGAGCTTAACAAAAGAAATAAAAATTTAATTGTATTTTTAGAAATTGACAGATGTATGTCTGATGCAGTACAATCTGTAACTGGCTGTTCTATGGGTAAAAGAAGCCTTAAACAAATGTACTACGGTAAATTTGCAGCTACTTTCTACAATCAGGACACTGGTGAAGCTTTAAGAATTACTGACGCTGATGCTAATAAAAAGTTCAAAGATGAAGAAACAAAAGAAGAAATGATTGCTCGTTTTAGAAGAACTCCTCCTGAAGAATTATTCAAAGTAGATAAAGTAAGAATTGAATTAGGTCCAGGAGACATGCCAGGCAAGCCTTATACTACTACATTTTGTTCTGTATGTGGTGAAAAAGTATCTGACGGTCGTCATGTACTTAGAGGTGGAAGGCCGGTATGCAGATCCTGTGCTGAAGAATCATATTATGAATTAATTGAAGATTAA
- a CDS encoding ABC transporter ATP-binding protein, which produces MGVDKLFEVKNISFSYDDEEIFSDISFSLDKGDVLCILGPNGTGKTTLIKCLNGLHDISSGEILIKGKNIKKLSFKEISRNIGYIPQTHTPSFPFKVIDVVVMGRAPYLALTDAPRDKEIEIALNALKTLGIEYLKDKDYTNLSGGERQMVFLARILCQQPDILILDEPTSHLDFGNQIKLLEIVDNLAKAGISVIMSSHFPDHTFLSSNKVAIMKDGGFVDFGSPDEVVNEENLRKAYSIDVKLVELEDNRKVCVPLKTNLKLDL; this is translated from the coding sequence ATGGGCGTAGATAAGTTATTTGAAGTTAAAAACATCTCATTTTCATATGATGATGAAGAGATTTTCTCTGATATTAGCTTTTCTCTTGATAAAGGTGATGTATTGTGTATTTTAGGACCAAACGGGACTGGAAAAACTACTTTGATTAAATGTCTTAATGGTTTACATGATATTTCTTCTGGTGAAATTCTAATTAAAGGAAAAAACATTAAAAAATTGTCATTTAAGGAAATTTCCAGAAATATCGGTTATATTCCTCAAACTCATACTCCTTCATTTCCATTTAAAGTGATTGATGTTGTTGTAATGGGAAGAGCTCCTTATTTGGCATTAACTGATGCACCTCGTGATAAAGAGATTGAAATTGCACTAAATGCCCTAAAAACTTTAGGTATTGAATATCTCAAAGATAAGGATTATACCAATCTAAGTGGTGGGGAAAGACAAATGGTCTTTTTAGCAAGAATATTGTGTCAGCAACCGGACATATTGATATTGGATGAACCAACTTCTCACTTGGATTTTGGAAATCAGATTAAACTTTTAGAAATTGTTGATAATTTAGCTAAAGCAGGTATTTCCGTTATAATGTCTTCACATTTCCCGGATCATACATTTTTAAGCTCAAATAAAGTAGCTATTATGAAAGATGGTGGGTTTGTTGACTTTGGAAGTCCTGATGAAGTTGTAAATGAAGAAAATTTAAGAAAAGCATATTCAATTGATGTAAAATTAGTTGAATTAGAGGACAACAGGAAAGTATGTGTTCCTCTTAAAACAAATTTAAAATTAGATTTATAA
- a CDS encoding iron ABC transporter permease, whose amino-acid sequence MDKESKEIISILLLIFLPIILFFASFLLGRYPIAPFDVINTLLCPIFPQCEVSPTITTIVFEIRLPRILGAFVVGSSLAMAGVAFQSIFKNPLVSSDLLGVSNGAGFGAALAILISGVGVVTQIFAFIFGIISVSITYMLSKAYKSGGILVLVLSGVAISAFFSALVSAIKFVADPNDKLPEIVYWLMGSLASVTVDKLIMILVPVALGMIILFALRWNMNLLAMGDEEAQSLGINPSRVRLLIIIGCTLLTSAAVSISGIIGWIGLVIPHMARMVVGSDNRILIPASLSLGASFLLLIDNISRALISIEIPIGVLTAIIGVPIFLYLLKRGYSEWA is encoded by the coding sequence ATGGATAAAGAATCAAAGGAAATTATTAGTATTTTACTTTTAATTTTCCTTCCAATTATTTTATTTTTCGCATCATTTTTGCTTGGAAGATATCCAATAGCTCCTTTTGATGTTATAAATACATTGTTATGTCCGATATTTCCACAATGTGAAGTTTCACCAACAATAACAACTATTGTTTTTGAAATTAGGCTTCCAAGGATACTCGGGGCTTTTGTTGTTGGTTCTTCTCTTGCAATGGCAGGAGTTGCATTTCAAAGTATTTTTAAAAACCCACTTGTATCTTCAGATTTACTTGGAGTATCTAATGGTGCAGGATTTGGAGCAGCATTAGCTATTTTAATAAGTGGTGTTGGTGTTGTTACTCAAATATTTGCATTTATTTTTGGAATTATTTCTGTTTCAATTACTTACATGCTTTCAAAAGCATATAAATCTGGTGGAATATTAGTGCTAGTTTTATCAGGGGTTGCTATTTCAGCATTCTTCAGTGCTTTGGTATCTGCTATAAAATTTGTAGCTGATCCAAATGATAAACTTCCAGAAATTGTATATTGGCTTATGGGTAGTTTAGCTTCTGTAACTGTGGATAAATTAATCATGATTTTAGTTCCTGTTGCTTTAGGTATGATAATCCTATTTGCTTTAAGATGGAATATGAACTTACTTGCAATGGGTGATGAAGAAGCACAATCTTTAGGTATAAACCCCTCAAGAGTCAGATTATTAATTATTATTGGTTGTACTTTACTTACTTCAGCTGCAGTGTCTATAAGTGGTATTATCGGTTGGATTGGACTTGTAATTCCACATATGGCTCGTATGGTCGTTGGTTCTGATAACAGAATATTAATTCCAGCATCTTTGAGTCTTGGTGCAAGTTTCTTATTGTTGATTGATAATATTTCACGTGCTCTAATTTCAATTGAAATTCCAATAGGTGTTTTAACTGCAATTATTGGAGTACCAATATTTTTATACTTACTTAAAAGAGGGTATTCAGAATGGGCGTAG
- a CDS encoding ABC transporter substrate-binding protein, translating to MEKKVKVIILMLVVLAVLGVATQLFLAPSSDGVEGSKNITDMVNRTVKVPMEVKNVIATSPPLTTVVYMIAPDKLKAVNFQWTDEELKYVPFQYANLPVVGGWYGTQDGNYEEFIAAEPDVVLESTDEGGNNDLSIVDERQSKFGDIPVVGVQDTVNIKSLNNSISFMGDLIGAKDKANQLNDFNNKYLKMVEEKSAKLSDGDKKTVFYAAGSDGLKTYPSGAAHGQLIDCVGGKNVADALNQGNTTGGVQVSIEQVIKWDPDVIITNNMDFYNSVYKNPNWAHLKAVKNKDVYVSPQSPFKWFDNPIGANMIIGLPWTAKVIYPEDYKEINMVDTTKEFYSNFYHYDLSDDQAKEILTGSGLKESNL from the coding sequence ATGGAAAAAAAGGTTAAAGTGATTATTTTAATGTTGGTTGTTTTAGCAGTACTTGGTGTTGCTACTCAGTTATTTTTAGCTCCTTCTTCTGATGGTGTTGAAGGTTCTAAAAATATTACTGACATGGTAAATAGGACAGTAAAAGTTCCTATGGAAGTTAAAAATGTTATAGCTACTTCTCCACCATTGACTACTGTAGTATATATGATTGCTCCAGACAAATTAAAAGCAGTTAATTTCCAATGGACTGATGAAGAATTAAAATATGTTCCATTCCAATATGCTAATTTACCAGTTGTTGGTGGATGGTATGGTACACAGGATGGAAACTATGAAGAATTTATTGCAGCAGAGCCTGATGTTGTCTTGGAGTCTACTGATGAAGGTGGAAACAACGATTTGTCAATAGTTGATGAACGTCAAAGCAAATTTGGTGATATTCCTGTTGTTGGTGTTCAGGATACTGTTAATATTAAATCATTAAATAATTCTATTTCATTTATGGGTGATTTGATTGGTGCTAAAGACAAAGCAAATCAGCTCAATGATTTCAATAACAAATATTTGAAGATGGTTGAGGAAAAATCTGCTAAATTATCTGATGGTGATAAGAAAACAGTTTTCTATGCCGCTGGTTCTGATGGTTTAAAAACTTATCCGTCCGGTGCAGCTCATGGTCAGTTAATTGACTGTGTAGGTGGAAAAAATGTTGCAGATGCACTAAATCAGGGAAATACTACTGGTGGTGTACAGGTATCTATTGAACAAGTAATTAAATGGGATCCTGATGTTATTATAACCAATAATATGGACTTCTATAATAGTGTATATAAAAATCCTAACTGGGCTCATTTGAAAGCTGTTAAAAATAAAGATGTTTATGTATCTCCACAATCTCCATTCAAATGGTTTGACAATCCGATTGGTGCTAATATGATTATTGGTCTTCCATGGACTGCTAAAGTCATTTATCCTGAAGATTATAAGGAAATTAACATGGTAGATACAACTAAAGAGTTCTACAGTAATTTCTATCATTATGATTTAAGTGATGATCAAGCAAAAGAAATTTTAACCGGCTCAGGACTTAAGGAGTCAAACTTGTAG
- a CDS encoding pyridoxamine 5'-phosphate oxidase family protein, producing the protein MSDIKKIDELLSKAEVFYLATVDGDKPKVRPLGFHLLHEDKIYFGIGTFKDAYKQIENNPNVEISAWDGEHILRYYGVADLTKNEEVVEKAFELMPEIGEIYKSNGWEMGVFFLNDATAEIRNMFAVEESCEFKY; encoded by the coding sequence ATGTCAGATATCAAAAAAATAGACGAATTATTATCTAAAGCAGAAGTATTCTACCTTGCAACCGTTGATGGAGATAAACCAAAAGTAAGACCTCTTGGATTCCATTTACTCCACGAAGACAAAATCTATTTTGGAATAGGTACATTTAAAGATGCTTATAAACAAATTGAAAACAATCCTAACGTTGAGATAAGTGCATGGGATGGAGAACATATCTTAAGATATTATGGAGTTGCTGATTTAACCAAAAATGAAGAAGTAGTCGAAAAAGCTTTCGAATTAATGCCAGAAATAGGTGAAATATACAAATCAAATGGCTGGGAAATGGGCGTATTTTTCCTTAATGATGCAACTGCAGAAATTAGAAATATGTTTGCTGTAGAAGAATCATGTGAATTTAAATATTAA
- a CDS encoding carboxymuconolactone decarboxylase family protein, translated as MKELFAYFTAFKKRDPEFHEKFENFAFEEVFENSLLSKKESILVILASLIGCQSPKAFKKILKASLDMDITPVEVKQLLYQSVVYVGFGKAHNFFGVVSKVFDMKDIEYPLESQYVAKDEVNKNHFESFCFDDIYDGGLSECEKQLIAFSLLVSHGGCENQLESNIESNLAVGNDGEKLISVLRAILPYIGVPRASNALEIIKNRY; from the coding sequence ATGAAAGAATTGTTTGCTTATTTTACTGCTTTTAAAAAAAGAGATCCTGAATTTCATGAAAAATTTGAAAACTTTGCATTTGAGGAAGTTTTTGAAAATTCATTATTATCAAAAAAAGAATCTATTTTAGTTATATTGGCCTCATTAATTGGCTGTCAGTCACCTAAAGCTTTTAAAAAGATTTTAAAAGCTTCTTTGGATATGGATATAACTCCTGTTGAAGTAAAACAATTGCTTTACCAGTCAGTTGTTTATGTTGGATTTGGAAAAGCACATAACTTCTTTGGTGTTGTATCTAAAGTATTTGACATGAAAGATATCGAGTATCCTCTTGAAAGCCAGTATGTTGCTAAAGATGAAGTAAATAAAAATCATTTTGAAAGTTTCTGCTTTGATGATATTTATGATGGTGGTTTAAGCGAGTGCGAAAAACAGTTAATTGCATTTTCTCTTCTTGTATCTCATGGTGGATGTGAAAATCAACTTGAATCCAATATTGAATCTAATTTAGCTGTTGGTAATGATGGGGAAAAATTAATTTCAGTTTTAAGAGCAATATTACCATATATTGGTGTTCCAAGAGCATCAAATGCATTGGAAATAATAAAAAATAGATATTAA
- a CDS encoding sodium:solute symporter family protein — protein MDVMILTIVFILYIFALVFVGYYAYKKTNSSEDFMLAGKDTHPFIMAMSYGATFISTAAIVGFGGVASQYGMSVLWLAFLNIIVGVFIAFVFLGKRTRRMGHALDSLTFPEFLGKRFNSKFIHYFSGLIIFCAMPLYAAVVLIGAARFLESSLLINFSIALLILSIIITFYVLFGGIRGVMYTDALQGSIMVVAMVFLLVFVYWMFGGVENANSALTNMVHLYPASATATGGTGWTAFPEFGTPFWWSLVSSTLIGVGIGVLAQPSLIVRFMTVKSDKELNRSVLIGGIFIAIMPTTAYIVGALSNVYFFDKLGKIAVDVVGGNIDKVIPTFITMALPEWFVYVFLLSLIAAAMSTISSQLHTQGTSFGVDIYGTLRDKTKQPVDQVTITRIGILIAIVLALVMAFILPGSVVALGTSLFFEICAAAFLPVFLAALYWKGVTRLGAISGIVSGTFVSLFWLMFVFKKTAVGLGICKFIFGVETLLPAAPWPFIDVMLIAVPISALFTIVVSLLTKPLEQEVIDKAFENIDNKGSDA, from the coding sequence TCCTTTCATCATGGCAATGAGTTATGGTGCGACATTCATCTCGACAGCAGCTATCGTCGGTTTTGGGGGAGTTGCAAGTCAATATGGTATGAGTGTTTTATGGTTAGCATTCTTAAACATCATTGTCGGTGTATTCATAGCATTTGTATTTTTAGGTAAAAGAACTCGTAGAATGGGACATGCTCTTGATTCATTAACATTTCCTGAATTTTTAGGTAAACGTTTCAACAGTAAATTTATCCACTATTTCTCTGGATTGATTATCTTTTGTGCAATGCCACTTTATGCAGCTGTTGTATTGATTGGAGCTGCAAGATTCTTGGAATCATCTCTTTTGATTAATTTCAGTATTGCACTTCTCATATTATCAATTATTATTACATTCTATGTATTGTTCGGAGGTATTCGTGGTGTAATGTATACTGATGCATTGCAAGGAAGTATTATGGTAGTAGCTATGGTATTCTTGCTTGTATTCGTATATTGGATGTTTGGTGGTGTTGAAAATGCAAACTCAGCATTAACAAACATGGTACATCTCTATCCGGCCAGTGCTACTGCAACAGGAGGAACAGGATGGACAGCATTTCCGGAATTTGGAACTCCATTCTGGTGGTCACTTGTATCTTCAACCCTTATTGGTGTAGGTATTGGGGTTCTTGCTCAACCTTCATTAATTGTAAGATTCATGACTGTTAAATCCGACAAAGAATTAAACAGATCTGTTTTAATTGGTGGTATTTTCATTGCAATCATGCCAACTACTGCTTATATCGTTGGAGCTTTATCAAATGTATACTTCTTTGATAAATTAGGTAAAATCGCAGTAGATGTTGTTGGAGGAAACATTGATAAAGTTATTCCAACATTTATTACCATGGCATTACCTGAATGGTTTGTATATGTTTTCTTACTTTCATTAATTGCAGCAGCAATGTCTACAATATCTTCACAATTACACACTCAAGGTACTTCCTTTGGTGTAGATATCTACGGAACTTTAAGAGACAAAACCAAACAACCTGTAGATCAGGTAACTATTACAAGAATCGGTATTTTAATAGCTATTGTCTTAGCATTAGTAATGGCATTCATACTTCCTGGAAGTGTAGTTGCACTCGGAACAAGTTTGTTCTTTGAAATCTGTGCAGCAGCATTTTTACCAGTGTTCTTGGCTGCTCTTTACTGGAAAGGAGTTACAAGACTCGGAGCTATTTCAGGAATTGTATCCGGAACATTTGTCAGCTTATTCTGGTTAATGTTTGTATTCAAAAAGACTGCTGTAGGACTTGGAATTTGTAAATTCATTTTCGGAGTAGAAACTTTACTTCCTGCAGCACCATGGCCGTTTATTGATGTAATGTTAATTGCAGTACCTATCTCTGCTTTATTTACAATTGTTGTAAGTTTACTTACAAAACCTCTTGAACAAGAAGTTATTGATAAAGCATTTGAAAACATCGATAATAAAGGAAGTGATGCATAA